Genomic segment of Streptomyces sp. NBC_00654:
GCGGTCGCCTGTCCCCGGTGGCCCGCGCCCCGGCTCCCGTACCCCGGTCCTCGTACGCCGGTCCTCGCGCCCCGGAACCGCCGTGCGCGCGCCCGCCGTACTCCCGCGCCCCTACCCCGCGTACTTGGTGTCCGCCGACGGGTCCAGCGCCAGCCGGTAGCCGCGCTTGACGACCGTCTGGATCAGCCGGGGCACACCGAGCGCGGCACGCAGCCGGGCCATCGCCGTCTCCACCGCGTGCTCGTCGGAGCCGCTGCCGGGCAGCGCCCGCAGCAGGTCGGCACGGGCCACCACCCAGCCCGGCCGGCGGGCCAGCGCGTGCAGCAGGGCCATGCCCGCGGGCGCCACCGGGCGCAGCTCGTCGTCGACGAGCACGGCGTGGCCGCGGATCTCGACACGGTGTCCGGCGACCGGCAGGGTGCGGACGGTGCCCGGGAGCCGGGCGCAGAGCACCTGGACGAGGGGGCCGAGCCGGAAGCGCTCCGGCTGGAGCGTGCCGATGCCCCGGGCCTGGAGGGGAAGCGCGGTGACCGGGCCGACGCAGGCCACCAGGACGTCGTCGTGCAGGGCGCCCAGGACCTCCGGGAGCAGACCGCGCTCCTCGGCGCGGTTCAGGAACGAGGCGGCGGCGGGGGCGCTGGTGAAGGTGACCGCGTCCAGGCCCCGGGCCGCCGTGACATCGAGCATCCGGTCGAGCGGGGCGATGTCCTGCGGGGGCATCCAGCGGTAGACGGGTACGCCGACGACTTCGGCGCCGCCCGCCCGGAGCGACTCGACGAAGCCGGGCAGCGGTTCGCCGTGCAGCTGGAGGGCGATACGGCGCCCCTCGACGCCCTCGCCGAGGAGCCGGTCGAGCACTTCGGCCATGGACTCGGAGCCGGGCGACCAGGTCTCGGTCAGCCCGGCCGCCCTGATGGCGCCCTTGACCTTGGGGCCGCGGGCCAGCAGTTCGGCCCCGCGCAGCCGGTCCAGGAGCCGGTCGCCGATCCCCCAGCCGTCCGCGGCCTCCACCCAGCCCCGGAAGCCGATCGCCGTGGTGGCGACCACGACATCGGGGGCGTGCTCGATCAATTCCTCGGTGGCGGTGAGGAGTTCACGGTCGTCCGCGAGCGGCACGATGCGCAGGGCGGGGGCGTGCATGACGGCGGCGCCCCTGCGCTTGAGGAGGGTGCCGAGTTCCTCGGCCCGGCGGGCGGCGGTCACCCCGACCGTGAAGCCCGCGAGGGGCCCGTGCGTTGCGTCGTCGTCCTGCATGGCGTGATACCCGGCTCTCGTGGTCCCGCTGCTGCTCGGTGGTGCGGAGGAGCGAGACTGCCAACCCCGCGTGTCGTCCTCGGTTCACCCGTATTTCCCGCCCGTTACGTCGCTCGCCGCCCGGCCGTCGTCCTCACACCTCCGCGTAGCCGAGCCGGGCTTCGCGGACACGGCGGCGGTGCGGCGAAGGTATACCGCCCGGGTGAGGACGGAACAGACGGCGTAGAAGGCGAGGAAGGCGGCCCGGCCCGGCCGGGAGGGAGCCGGTTCAGTGTCCGGTGGCCGGCGGGGGTTGGCGCATCAGTGCCGCGTCGCCCTCGGGCAGCCAGCCGTGGGGAGGCCTCTCCATCCACCCCTCGGACGCGGCGAGCTGACCGGCCGCCGCGCGCAGGGCGTCGAGTCCCGGATGGCGCAGACCCTTGCGCCAGACCAGCATCAGCGCGGAAAGCGGTACGGGCCGGGTGAGCGGGCGCAGCACGGTCCCCGGCAGGGGCGGGAAGCCGACGACGGCGAGTACCGGATTCCCCGCCTTGGCCATCACCCGCTGGAATTCGGCCGCTCCGACGGCGAGCGGCGTGGGCGGGGCCAGCTCGATGCCGTACTCGGCGAACAGCAGGGCGGCCAGGGCCGTCCACTCCCGGGTGCGTTCGTTGCCGGCCCCGGCGTACACGGTCTCCCCGGCCAGTTCGTCCAGCGCGACCGTCTCCCGCCCGGCGAGCGGGTGGGCGGACGGGAGCAGGACGGCCATCGGCTCGTACCGCACGGGCTGTACGTGGAGCCCGCCGCGCACCGCGGGGTCGAGCCCGGCGGCACGCCCGAAGGAGACGTCGAGGCGGCCCGCGAGGATCTCGTCGGCCGCCCGGGTCAGCCCGGACTCGAAGCGCGCCATCAGCTCGCACTCCGGGGCCAGTTCCCGCGCGCGGGCCAGGACCCGGGCGGCGGTCATGCCGTCGGTGTTGAGGTCGACGAGCAGCGGCCGGGCGGCCGGATCGGCGAAGGCTCCAACCAGTTCGGCGTGTGCGTCGAGCACCCGCCGGGCGTACGGGAGGAGGCGTTCGCCGTCCGGGGTGAGCGACACCTGGCGGGTGGTCCGGACGAACAGTTCCGTGCCGAGCCCGCGCTCCAGACGGCGGATGTCCCTGCTCAGGGCCTGCTGGGCGAGGAAGAGCCGGGCGGCGGCGCGGGTGAAGTGCAGTTCCTCGGCCACGGCGAGGAAGGCGCGCAGGAGACGGGGGTCGGTGTCGGGCGTGGTCACGCCGCAGAATTTACAACACGGGTGCGTGAGTCGGTGCGGAACAGGTGTTGGACCGTACGGGCCGGGGGCCGTGAGGCTTGCCGTATGCCGATGCCCTCCGCCGCCCCCGGGCCCCGCGCCGCGGGCCCGCTGCACACCGTCTGCGGCGACCTGCTGATCATCGCCCCGCGGACACCGGTCACGCCGGGCGAACCTGCCGGGGCGGCCGTTCCGCGGAGGCCCGGAAAGAAGTCCGTACCGCGGCCGCACGGGAAGGAGACCGCCGCGCCGCCTGCTCCCGCCGCCTACCCGTATCGCCGGCTGCTCGCCACCCCCGGCGCGCGGGCCTTCACGGCGGGCAACCTCATCGCCCGGTTCCCCCAGGGGATGTTCAGCGTCAGCGCGGTCATCATGATCGCCGGGTCGTACGGTTCGTACGCCCTGGCCGGAGCCGTCACCGCGACCGGGCTGGCCGCGACGGCGGTGGTCGCCCCCTGGACCGCGCGGCTCGTGGACCGCTACGGCCAGGCCAGGATCGCCGTGCCCGCCACCGCGATCGCCGTGCTCGGCTCCCTGGCCCTGCTGCTCTGCGCGCACCACGGCGCCCCGGCCTGGACGCTCTTCGCCGCGTACGCCGCGACCGCGACCACCCCGAACACCGGCGGCATGTCCCGGGCCCGCTGGGCGTATCTGCACCGGGGCGATCCGGCGGCCCTGCACACCGCGAACTCCTTCGAGCAGGCCGTCGACGAACTCTGCTACATGCTGGGCCCGGTCGTCGCCGCGACCCTGTGCGCCGCGCTGTTCCCCGAGGCGGGAACGCTCGTCGGGGCGGTCCTGCTGATGACCGGCATGCTGGTCTTCGCCGCCCAGCGCTCGACCGAACCGCCGGTCGCCGCCCGTACGCGGGCGGTCTCCCCGCTCCGCACCCCCGGCATGCCCGCCCTGCTCGCCGTCTTCCTCGCCACCGGCGCGGTGTTCGGAACCATGGAGGTCGTCTCGATCGCGCACGCCGGGGGCGCGATCCTCGCCCTCCAGGCGGGCGGCTCCTGCGTGGCCGGGCTGCTGTACGGATCGCTGCGGCCCGCCCCGGACATCGGCCGCCGGCTGCTGGTCTGCCTCGCGTGCATGACGGCGCTGATGTCACTGCCGCTGCTGGCCGCCTCCACAACCGGTTCCCTGCCCGTTCTCGCCCTCTGCCTGCTGCTGGCGGGCGCGGCGACGGCGCCCACGATGGTCACCGGTATGACCGTGGTCCAGCGCCTCACGCCCGAGGCGCGGCTGAACGAGGGCATGACGCTCGCGGTCACCGCGCTGCTGGGCGGCATCGGGGCGGGGGCCGCGGCCGGCGGCTGGCTGGTGGAGCACGCCGGGACGGTGACCGGCTACGCGGCGCCGATGTGCGCGGCGGGGCTGGCGCTGGTCATCGCGGCGGGGACGGCTGTGCGGCGTACCCGCCGAGCGGGATGACCAGCGGGCTGTGCGAGACCGGGTCCTCGATGATCCGGCAGGGCGGCCCGAACACCTCCTCGACCGGTTCTCGGTGATCAGTTCCGCGGGCGCCCCCTCGGCGACGACCTAAGGGCTGTCCCGTCATCCCTGGCGGGACAGCCCTTAGCCGTCCTTCATGGCGATGACATGGGTGCCGTAGCGCGCCGCCTGGTTCAGGTCGTGCAGCACGGCGGCCGCCCACGCCGAACGGCGTGCGGCAGCCGGATTCCGGCAGCGAAAAAGCCTCCGCCCCGCGAGTGAACTCGCGGGGCGGAGGCTTACATGGGGTGGTGGAGATGGCGGGAATCGAACCCGCGTCCAACGGTGCAGAACCAGGGCTTCTCCGAGTGCAGTTCGCTACGCTTTTCTCGGCCCCGGAGGTCACACGAACAAGCCTCCGACAGGCCCAGTCACTGTTTGATTTCCTTCTCGGCCCCGTGACCGGGCCGAGAAGTTTAGATCCCTAGTTGATGCCAGGATCCGGGTCGGGATCACCCCCGGGCTGACACTCCGCAGAGTCTTCGCTAGCTGCTAATTAGGCAGCGAGGGCGAAGGCGGAGGAATCGCGCTTGGAATTGGCGATTATTGTTTGCGACATATGGTTTACGAGATCATTGCCGCTTCCTCGACTCGCTTCCCCTGCTTCGACATCCGCTGTCGAAACCGATCATCCCCATGTTGATTTTTCAAACGTGCACCCGCTGTGAGGTGCACGGCCCATCGTACGTGACCAACGCCGGGCGATGCCAGCGTATTCCCGCTCAGGCGCTCCGCTGACGCCTGCGAGCCGCCGCGATCGCACGGTTCGTCTCCCTCGTGTCCTGCTTCTCACGCAGTGTCTGGCGCTTGTCGAACTCCTTCTTGCCCTTCGCCAGCGCGATCTCGACCTTCACCCGGCCGTCCTTGAAGTACAGCGCGAGCGGCACGATGGTGTGGCCCGTCTCCTGCGACTTCGACTCCAGCTTGTCGATCTCGGCCCGGTGGAGCAGCAGCTTCCGCTTGCGCTTGGCCGCGTGGTTGGTCCAGGTGCCCTGCACGTACTCGGGCACATGGATGTTGTGCAGCCACGCCTCGTGGCCGTCGATCTGGACGAACCCGTCCACCAGCGAGGCCCGGCCCATCCGCAGGGACTTGACCTCGGTGCCCATGAGGACGAGCCCGCACTCATAGGTGTCGAGGATGTGGTAGTCGTGCCGCGCCTTCTTGTTCTGCGCGATCATCTTGCGCCCGGTGTCTTTTTCCTTGGCCATAGTGCGGTCATTTTCGCACTACGACCCACCCCCGAGGCCACTCAATACTGTCTCGGCCCGTTCCTGGGCACGGGCGTCGACCACGAGGTCGGGCGTGATGCCCGTGCCGTCGACGCTGCGGCCGGCCGGGGTGCGGTAGTGCCCGACGGTCAGCTCGGCCACGGAACCGCCCGGAAGCTTGCTGGGCATCTGCACGGAACCCTTGCCGAAGGTGGGCGATCCGACGGTCACGGCGCGGCCCCGGTCCTGGAGGGCGCCGGTCAGCAGCTCCGCCGCGCTCATCGTGCCGCCGTCGACGAGGACCACGACGGGCCGGTCGGTGTCGCCGCCGGACTCGGCGTACAGGGCGCGCTGCTCACCGCGCACGTCGTAGGTGGCGACCAGGCCGCCGTCCAGGAAGGCGGAGGCCGCGACGGCGGCCTCGTTGACCAGGCCGCCGGAGTTGGCGCGCAGGTCCAGCAGGATGCCGGCGTCGCCCGGCGCCGCGCGCACCGCGTCGCGGACCTCGGTCCCGGCCCCCTTGGTGAAGGCGGCGACCTTGACCAGGACCGCCGCGGAGGGCTCGTCGCCCAGCCGCCGGACGGTGACCGCCTCGGTGGTGAGCCGGGCCCGGCCCAGGGTCTCGGTCCAGGCGCGCCCGCCCCGTTCGAGCCCGAGAACCACGGTGCTGCCCTCGGCCGCTCCCGTACCGTCGCCGCGCAGCAGGGCGACGACCTCGGCGACGGGGCGCCGGTCGACCCGGCTGCCGTCGACCGTGCTCAGCAGGTCCCCCGCGCGGATGCCGGCGCGGTCCGCGGGGCCGCCGCTCTCCACCCGGGCCACGGCGACCCGGCCGCCGGAGGTGCGCCGGGCGGAGAGGCCGATGCCGGTGTACGAGCCGTCGAGGGCCTGCTCGAACTCCTCGTACTCCCGCTCGTCGTAGACCGCGCCCCATCGGTCACCGCTGCGGCTGACGACCTCCTCGGCCGCCTCCGTACCGGACTTCCCGTCGGCCTCGGCCTCGGCGGCGGCGTCCTCGATCTCGGCCCGGTCGACGGGGGCCACGGTGGAGGCGATGGCGCGGGCCTGGATGTCCCCGCCCGCCTCCGCTTCGTGGGGCAGTGAACCGGTGGCCGCCGCCGTGGCGAGAACGCACCCGAAGACCAACGTCAGGGCCGCCCCGCGGCAGAGACCGCGGGGCCCTAAGCGGTGCGTGGGGCCCGGCATGCGGACGAGTCTAGGACAAGCCCCCTGTGGCGCACGGTCGATCGACCGTGTGCCACAGGGGGCGCATGTCACACCTTGAGGTACTTGCGGAGCGCGAAGAGCGCGGCCACGGCGGGCATCAGGAGCCCGATCGCGAGGACGAGCGGCAGCTTGGTGAGGACCGCGTCCCAGCCGATGAAGTCGATCAGGTTCAGCTTGTCCTTGAGCGCCAGTCCGCCGTCGATCAGGAAGTACCGGCCGCCGAGCAGCATGGCGCAGGCGAGCAGGCCGCCGATCAGGCCGGCGACGGCCGCCTCCATGATGAACGGCATCTGGATGTAGAAGCCGGAAGCGCCCACGAGCCGCATGATGCCCGTCTCACGTCTGCGGCTGAACGCCGAGACCCGGACGGTGTTCACGATCAGGATCAGCGCGATGACCAGCATCAGCACCATCACGTATATCGCGACGACGTTCATGCCGTTCATCAGCCCGAAGAGGTTGTCCAGGATGCTTCTCTGGTCCTGGACGGACTGCACCCCGTCGCGTCCCGCGAAGGCGGTGGCGACGACCTTGTACTTCTTCGGGTCGTCGAGCTTGACCCGGAACGACTCCTGCATCTGGTCGGGCGTGATGTTGCCCGCCATCGGCGAGTCGCCGAACTGCTCCTGGTAGTGCTTGTACGCCTCGTCGACCGTCTCGAAGCTGACCTTCTCGACAGCGTCCATCTCTTCGAGATCGGCCTTGATCTCCTTCTTCTGCTGCGGAGTGACGGCACCCTTGGCGCACTTGGGTACGTCCTTGGCGTCGCTCTTGTTGCAGAGGAAGATCGAGACGTTGACCTTGTCGTACCAGTAGTCCTTCATCGTGCTGACCTGCTCGCGCATGAGCAGCGCGCCGCCGAACAGGGCGAGCGAGAGGGCGACGGAGACCACGACCGCGAAGGTCATCGTGAGGTTGCGACGAAGACCGACGCCGATCTCCGACAGGACGAACTGGGCGCGCATGGCGTCCTTTCAGTACTCGATGCTCGAAATGCACGAAGGGCCGGAGCCCCTCGGTCAGTGCTGGTAGCCGTACACGCCGCGTGCCTGGTCGCGTACGAGACGGCCCTGTTCGAGCTCGATGACGCGCTTGCGCATCTGGTCGACGATGTTCTGGTCGTGGGTCGCCATGATCACGGTGGTGCCGGTCCGGTTGATCCGGTCCAGCAGCTTCATGATGCCGACGGACGTCTGCGGGTCGAGGTTGCCGGTCGGCTCGTCCGCGATCAGCAGCATGGGGCGGTTGACGAAGGCCCGCGCGATGGCCACGCGCTGCTGCTCACCGCCGGAGAGTTCACCGGGCATCCGGTCCTCCTTGCCGCCGAGGCCGACGAGGTCGAGGACCTGGGGCACCGCCTTGCGGATCTCGCCGCGCGGCTTGCCGATGACCTCCTGCGCGAAGGCCACGTTCTCGGCGACGGTCTTGTTGGGCAGGAGACGGAAGTCCTGGAAGACCGTGCCCAGCTGGCGGCGCATCTGCGGCACCTTCCAGTTGGACAGCCGCGCGAGGTCCTTGCCGAGCACATGGACCATGCCCGTGCTGGCGCGCTCCTCGCGCAGGATCAGCCGCATGAAGGTCGACTTGCCGGAGCCGGAGGAGCCCACCAGGAAGACGAACTCACCCTTCTCGATGTCGAGCGAGACATCGCGCAGAGCCGGGCGGGTCTGCTTCGGGTAGGTCTTGGAGACGTTGTCGAATCGGATCACGGATGCACCACGGTCGGCCGGGAGTAGGTGAGCGTGACCATACGCGAACCGGGCTCACGCGTGCAGGCGGCGTCCGGCAATGGGTGATTTGTGGCAGAACCCCGGTCGGAACGAAACGGGTCGTGCCGGACCTTGTCCGGCGGGCCGCGCCGATTTCCGCGCGAGCTGGCACAGTGGTGGGGGGAACGGTTGCGTTTCCGGAAGCGTTGTGCGGAGAGAAAGCAGTAGCGGCTCCGCCGCGCGGGAGGAGGAAAGCGCATGACCTATGACCGACTGGTGTGCGCGAACTGCGCGGCACCCGTGGCCGAGGGGCGCTGCCGGGTGTGCCGTGCCGTGCGGCAGCAGTTGCAGGAGCAGCAGGACCAGGGCCCGCTCGCCGGGCTGAACCCGGCGATGCTGATCGCGCTGATGGTGATCCTGGTGGCCGCGCTCGCCCTGCTGGCGCACCAGGCCGTCTGACCCGTCACCCGGTCTCCGCTGTCCGCAGCGGCCCGTGGGCGCCGATACGCCCGCGTACGGGCCGTGGAGCGGTCGGATACGCGAAAGGGCCCGGGAAGGCCGTAGCGGCCTTCCCGGGCCCTTCTCCGTGCGCGTACGGGCCCTTAGGCGACCGTACGACCGCCGCCGACCAGACGCGGCAGCATACGGAAGCCGATGCCACCGGCGATCATCGTCGCGGCGCCGACCAGCAGGAACGTGGTCTCGGCCGCACCGGTCTCGGCGAGCTCATCCTTGCCCTTGCCCTGCTCGACCGGCTGGTTGCCGACGCTGTCGGTGTCGGTGTTGTCGGCGCACTCGGCACCGTCGAGGTCCACCGTGCAGGTACCGGCGCCGTCGCCGCCGCCGGAGGTCGAACCGGAGGTGCCGTTGCCGGAACCACCGTTGTCGCCGCCGCCGTCCGTGGTTCCGCCATTGTTGCCGGAGCCACCGTTGTTACCGGAACCGCCGTTGTTGCCCGAGCCACCGTTGTTACCGGAACCACCGTTGTTGCCGGAACCGCCGTCAGCGCCACCATCGGCACCGCCGTCAGCACCGCCGTCAGCGCCACCATCGGCGCCACCGTCAGCACCGCCGTCGGCACCGCCGTCAGCGCCACCATCAGCACCGCCGTCAGCACCGCCGTCGGCACCGCCGTCAGCGCCACCATCAGCACCGCCGTCAGCACCACCGTCCGCGCCACCATCGGCACCGCCGTCAGCACCGCCATCGGCACCGCCATCGGCACCGCCGTCAGCGCCACCATCAGCACCGCCGTCAGCACCGCCGTCCGCGCCACCATCGGCACCGCCGTCAGCGCCACCGTCCGCGCCACCATCGGCACCGCCGTCCGCGCCGCCGTCGGCACCGGCGTCAGCACCGCCGATGGGGTTCTCACCGGACGTCCCGCCCTGGTCAGCACCGCCCGCCGGGTTCTCGTTACCGTTCGTCACCTCGGCCTTGGCACTGACGCCGTCCTCACCGTCAACACCGATCTCGATGCCGATGCCGACGGCCTGCGCCGCACCGGCCGCGGTCAGCGAGGCACCCGCGGCAATAACCGCACCAGCGGCTATCCGCGCGACGCGGATGCGCGTCTTCTTGGTCATCTGTTGCTACCCCCAGTAGCCGATCTCGTCAGTGGAGCAGCCATATATGCGGGGCCACGGCCCTGCGGGGTTCGCTCTCGGCGGGGCCACGTCATGCCGTGGTCCATCCCACCCGCCCCCCGGTTCACACCCGTCCCAGACATACGCATGCTGCTCTAGCACCCTGGCCAGAGTTAAGGATTACGTCAAGGCCGTTCCGTGCAATACGCACCGCTATGGGGCTTCTTGACGGCTATTCGGAATCACGACTGTGACGCATTGGGCACGACTCCCCCGCAACCTGCCGCCGGTCCACCCGACCGGCGGCAGAACGCGGTCGAGCCCGGACAGTGGCCTGTCCGGGCTCGACCGACGTACGGCAGGGGTTACTTCTCCTGCTGCTTGCGCCAGCGGATACCGGCTTCCAGGAAGCCGTCGATCTCCCCGTTGAAGACCGCTTCCGGGTTGCCGATCTCGAACTCCGTACGGAGGTCCTTGACCATCTGGTAGGGGTGCAGGACGTACGAACGCATCTGGTTGCCCCAGGAGTTGCCGCCGTCACCCTTGAGGGCGTCCATCTTCGCCTGGTCCTCCTGGCGGCGGCGCTCAAGGAGCTTCGCCTGGAGGACGTTCATCGCGGAGGCCTTGTTCTGGATCTGCGAGCGCTCGTTCTGGCAGGAGACGACGATGCCGGTCGGCAGGTGGGTCAGGCGCACCGCGGAGTCCGTGGTGTTGACGCCCTGGCCGCCGGGGCCGGAGGAGCGGTACACATCGACGCGCAGCTCGGACTCGTCGATCTCGATGTGGTCGGTCTGCTCGACGACGGGGAGCACCTCGACGCCCGCGAAGGACGTCTGGCGGCGGCCCTGGTTGTCGAAGGGCGAGATCCGGACCAGGCGGTGGGTGCCCTGCTCGACGGAGAGGGTGCCGTAGGCGTACGGCACCTGGACGGCGAAGGTGGTCGACTTGATGCCGGCCTCTTCCGCGTACGACGTCTCGTAGACCTCGGTCTTGTAGCCGTGCCGCTCGGCCCAGCGGATGTACATGCGCTGGAGCTTCTCGGCGAAGTCGGCGGCGTCCACGCCACCCGCCTCGGCCCGGATGTTGACGAGGGCCTCACGGGCGTCGTACTCGCCGGAGAGGAGCGTGCGGACTTCCATCTCGTCCAGCGCCTTGCGGACCGACTCCAGCTCGGTCTCGGCCTCGGCGAGGGCATCGGCGTCGCCCTCGTCCTCGGCGAGCTCGAAGAGGACTTCGAGGTCGTCGATGCGGCCGCGCAGGGCCTCGGCCTTGCGGACCTCGGCCTGGAGGTGCGAAAGCTTGCTGGTGATCTTCTGCGCCGCCTCCGGGTCGTCCCAGAGGGACGGCGCCGCCGCCTGCTCCTCGAGCGCGGCGATGTCCGCCCTCAGCGCATCCAGGTCCAGGACGGCCTCGATCGACCCCATGGTCGAGGAGAGGGACTTCAGCTCTTCGGAAATATCGACGACTGCCACGGGTCCAGCGTAACGGCTGGGCGGGTGAAGCTTGCCCTCGCCCGGAACCGGATCGGTTCCGGGCGGCTTCCCGGACCGGTTCCGGGCACCCTCCGGCCCCGGTCCGCGGCCCTCAGGGGGAGGCGGGAGCCGAGTTCCCCGTGTCCTGGGGGGTCGCGTCCGCGTCCTCGCCGCCGGTCGCCAGCCAGCCGCCCACCGCGACGGCCGCGCACAGGAGGACCGCCGCGGCACCCAGGGTGATGCGGCGCTTGCGGACCGCCGCGGACTTGTTGCGGGCCGAGCCGGGGCGGGGGCGGCCGGGGGCGCGGGGGGCGCGGGCGGTGCCCAGGGGGCCGCCGGCCAGCTCGTCGGGGGCCGGGACGCGCATGCTCGTGTGGGTGTCGCGGTTGGAGTCCGGCGCGGAGCCGGGGACCAGCGGAACGGCGCCGCGGCGGCGGGGCTCCTCGGCCGGGGTGTACTGCTGCTCGTCGTACGCCGGGGACTGCGGTTCGGCCTCGCCGGCGTCCGGCTCGTCCACGTCGAGCGGGGGTATCCCGGACAGCAGGGGAAGCAGCTCGCGCAGCCGCAGTGCCAGTTCCGAGGCGCGCAGCCGGGAGGCCGGGGCCTTGGCCAGGCACTGGACCAGGAGCTGCCAGAGCTCCTCGGGGATGCCGGGGAGCGGGACGACGGTCTCGGTGACATGGCGGCGCAGCACCGCGCCGGGGTGGCCGCCGCCGAAGGGCGTGAACCCGGCGAGCAGCTCGTACAGCACCGTCGCGAGCGCGTAGATGTCCACGGCGGCGCGCGGCGGGAGGCCCTCGACGATCTCGGGGGCCAGATAGTCCGGGGTGCCGATGATCTTGGTGGACTTGGTGCGGCCCGGGGTGTCGATCAGCTTCGCGACGCCGAAGTCGGTGAGCAGCGCGGGGTGCGAGCCGCCGGGGCCCAGCGGCCCCTCCATGTCGAGCAGGATGTTCTCCGGCTTGACGTCGCGGTGGACCACCCCGGCGGCGTGCGCGGCGGCGAGCCCGTCGGCGACGTCAGCGATGATCGCGACGGCGGCCTCGGGGGCGAGGCGGCGCTCGCGGTCCAGGCGGGTGCGCAGATCCGTTCCGCGTACGAGCGTCATGACCAGGGCCAGGTCGTTGCCGTCCACGACGAGGTCGCGGACGGAGACCACCTGGGGATGGTCGAGCCCGAGCAGGGCGGTGCGCTCCTGCACGAAGCGGCCCACGAGCTCCTGGTCGGACGCGAGGTCCTCGCGGAGCAGCTTGATGGCGACGGGGCCCTCGGGCCCCTCGCCGAGCCACACCGTGCCGGCGCTGCCGCGCCCCAGGATCTGGTGGGCGGTGTACCGGCTGCCGATATTCCGTGCCAAGACTGCTCCCTCAGCGGCTGGCGTTGGACCCCCGGTCGACAAAGTTACGCGGCGTTCGGGGTGTCACGTGCCCTGGATGGCGCCAACCTTCACTTCTCCGGACCAAATAGGCCCGGAGAAGTCGACAAAGGTACAGAGTTGGCCGTTCAGACGCCGGTGTCGCCGCCGCTGTTGCCGCTGTCGCCGAGTTTCGAGACCCAGTCGCTCACGGTGCTGATCGCGTCGCCGATCGCTTCCCAGTAGCCCTTGCCCTGGGCGACCCAGTCCTGGAGCGGTGTCAGCTCCCAGATGAGCCAGCCCGCGATGACCAGCAGGACCACGCTGAACAGGCAGCCCTTGAGGCAGCCGAGGCCCGGGATACGCATCGGGTTGGCGCTGCGCTGCCTCGGCTGGCGCGGGGCCGGCTGCTGGGGCGGCGCCTGGGGCTGCTGCTGCTGCGGGGGCGCGTACTGCTGTCGCTGCGGCTGCTGGGGCGGCTGCGGCTGCTGGTAGCGCTGGGGGTGCTGCTGCTGCGGCGGGTACTGCTGGTGCTGAGGCCGCTGCTGGTGCTGCGGCGGCTGCTGCCTCTGCGGTGGCTGCTGGGGCGGCTGCTGGCGCTGGGGCCGGCGGCGCAGCGGGTCCTGGCTCGGGTCGAGGTACTGGACCTGCGTCTGCTCGTTGCGGTCCCGGGCGGCCTGGAGCTGCGAC
This window contains:
- a CDS encoding serine/threonine-protein kinase, which translates into the protein MARNIGSRYTAHQILGRGSAGTVWLGEGPEGPVAIKLLREDLASDQELVGRFVQERTALLGLDHPQVVSVRDLVVDGNDLALVMTLVRGTDLRTRLDRERRLAPEAAVAIIADVADGLAAAHAAGVVHRDVKPENILLDMEGPLGPGGSHPALLTDFGVAKLIDTPGRTKSTKIIGTPDYLAPEIVEGLPPRAAVDIYALATVLYELLAGFTPFGGGHPGAVLRRHVTETVVPLPGIPEELWQLLVQCLAKAPASRLRASELALRLRELLPLLSGIPPLDVDEPDAGEAEPQSPAYDEQQYTPAEEPRRRGAVPLVPGSAPDSNRDTHTSMRVPAPDELAGGPLGTARAPRAPGRPRPGSARNKSAAVRKRRITLGAAAVLLCAAVAVGGWLATGGEDADATPQDTGNSAPASP
- the prfB gene encoding peptide chain release factor 2, which codes for MAVVDISEELKSLSSTMGSIEAVLDLDALRADIAALEEQAAAPSLWDDPEAAQKITSKLSHLQAEVRKAEALRGRIDDLEVLFELAEDEGDADALAEAETELESVRKALDEMEVRTLLSGEYDAREALVNIRAEAGGVDAADFAEKLQRMYIRWAERHGYKTEVYETSYAEEAGIKSTTFAVQVPYAYGTLSVEQGTHRLVRISPFDNQGRRQTSFAGVEVLPVVEQTDHIEIDESELRVDVYRSSGPGGQGVNTTDSAVRLTHLPTGIVVSCQNERSQIQNKASAMNVLQAKLLERRRQEDQAKMDALKGDGGNSWGNQMRSYVLHPYQMVKDLRTEFEIGNPEAVFNGEIDGFLEAGIRWRKQQEK